TGCTCGCGCGGAAACGTACGCAGTACGGAGAGTCGCCCCACGGGCAGCAGCATCGCCCCGCCCGCCCCCTGCACCACGCGGGCCGCGGTCAGGAACGGCAGCGAAGGCGCCGCGGCGCAAAGCAGGGATCCGGCCACGAACAACACGATCGCGATCTGGAAGATGGTTCTTGTGCCGAATTTGTCCGCCAGCCAGCCCGAAGCAGGAATGATGACCGCCATGGTCAGCGAGTAGGCGATGATCACCGATTGCATCCGCAACGGGCTCTCGCCAAGGCTGTGCGCCATCGACGGCAAGGCGGTGTTGACGATCGTCGAGTCGAGCGTCTGCATGAAGAAGCCCACCGCCACCACCCACAGCATGAAGCGCAGGCGGCGGTCGATGGGCATCGTGGACGGGTGGTCGGCAGGCGTGGCTGTGGACATGGGCTGGAGGCGGTGCGTGCGCCCTACTGCGCACGGGACGAACCGCAACCATAGGCTCGCACGGCCGCGCTGGCAAGTCCACAAGCCGTGCGGGTGCGCGCCGGCATCCCGAAAACCGGGGCCCGGCAGCCTCTTTGATGGCCTGCCGCACCCCGTCCGGGGCGACGCTCAGTTGCTGGCGTCGACCAGCGTGCGTGCCTCGACCACCTTGTCGCGATACGCCTCGAAGATCCGGCGCAGCGCCTGCTCCATCGACACCTCCGGCTTCCAGCCCAGTTCCCCGATCGTGTTGTCGATCTTCGGCACGCGGTGCTGCACGTCCTGATAGCCCTTGCCGTAGAAGTCGCCCGACGACGTCTCCACGATCTTCGTCTTGCGCGCTTCCTCGGCGTACTCCGGATACTCGGCCGCCATCTTCAGCATCATCTCCGCCAGCTCACGCACCGAGTGGATGTTGCCCGGGTTACCGATGTTGAAGATCTTGCCGTTGGCCACGCCGTCCTTGTTCTCGATGATGCGCATCAGCGCCGAGATGCCGTCCGAAATATCGGCGAACGCACGCTGCTGCGCGCCACCGTCCACCAGCTTGATCGGCTCGCCACGCACGATATGGCCCAGGAACTGCGTGACCACCCGCGACGAACCTTCCTTCGATTCGAAAATCGAGTCCAGCCCCGCGCCGATCCAGTTGAACGGACGGAACAGCGTGTAGTTCAGCCCTTCCTGCATCCCGTAGGCGTGGATCACGCGGTCCATCAGCTGCTTGGAGCAGGCGTAGATCCAGCGCGGCTTGTTGATCGGGCCGTAGATCAGCGGCGAGGCTTCCGGGTCGAACTCTTCGTCGGCGCACATGCCGTACACCTCCGAGGTCGACGGGAACACCAGATGCTTGCCGTACTTCACCGCGGCGCGCACGATCGGCAGGTTGGCCTCGAAGTCCAGTTCGAACACGCGCAGCGGCTCGCGCACGTACGTGGCCGGCGTGGCGATGGCCACCAGCGGCAGCACCACATCGCACTTGCGGATGTTGTACTCGATCCACTCCTTGTTGATGGTGATGTCACCCTCGAAGAAGTGCATGCGCGGGTGGTTCACCAGATCGCCCAGGCGGTCCGACGACATATCCATGCCGTAGACCTCCCATTGCGTCGTTTCCAGGATGCGGCGCGTCA
This genomic interval from Cupriavidus metallidurans CH34 contains the following:
- a CDS encoding bifunctional UDP-4-keto-pentose/UDP-xylose synthase: MQQKRVLILGINGFIGHHLTRRILETTQWEVYGMDMSSDRLGDLVNHPRMHFFEGDITINKEWIEYNIRKCDVVLPLVAIATPATYVREPLRVFELDFEANLPIVRAAVKYGKHLVFPSTSEVYGMCADEEFDPEASPLIYGPINKPRWIYACSKQLMDRVIHAYGMQEGLNYTLFRPFNWIGAGLDSIFESKEGSSRVVTQFLGHIVRGEPIKLVDGGAQQRAFADISDGISALMRIIENKDGVANGKIFNIGNPGNIHSVRELAEMMLKMAAEYPEYAEEARKTKIVETSSGDFYGKGYQDVQHRVPKIDNTIGELGWKPEVSMEQALRRIFEAYRDKVVEARTLVDASN